The proteins below are encoded in one region of Arenibacter algicola:
- a CDS encoding RNA polymerase sigma factor: MNFNDNEALVENLINGNEKAYMFLLDTYHRRLNAYALTLVNDPAQAQDIVQNVFLKTWKSRKKLKKQFSIQSFLYKSVYNEFINSYQKNKAMMLLQQKYLETMGEVVEETDENIIESMITIVNTEIKNLPPKCQRIFILSKKEGLTNIEISEHLNVSIKTVEAQITKAFGILREKLGKKYETILMLIFGVNTKNVV; the protein is encoded by the coding sequence ATGAATTTTAACGACAATGAAGCTCTGGTTGAAAACCTCATAAACGGAAATGAGAAAGCGTATATGTTTCTTTTGGACACTTATCATAGAAGATTAAATGCCTATGCACTAACCTTAGTAAATGATCCGGCCCAAGCCCAGGACATAGTGCAAAATGTATTCTTAAAAACCTGGAAATCGCGAAAAAAATTAAAAAAACAATTCTCCATACAAAGCTTTTTATACAAATCTGTTTACAATGAATTTATAAACAGTTATCAAAAAAATAAGGCTATGATGTTATTACAACAAAAATATTTAGAGACAATGGGAGAAGTCGTAGAGGAAACTGATGAGAATATTATTGAAAGCATGATTACGATAGTGAATACTGAAATAAAAAACCTCCCCCCCAAATGCCAGAGAATATTTATCTTAAGCAAAAAAGAGGGACTCACCAACATTGAAATATCGGAACACCTAAACGTCTCCATAAAAACAGTTGAAGCTCAAATTACCAAGGCCTTTGGAATCCTTAGGGAAAAATTAGGCAAAAAATATGAAACTATTTTGATGCTTATTTTTGGTGTTAATACCAAAAATGTAGTCTAA
- a CDS encoding FecR family protein, with amino-acid sequence MISKEIENLIVKYISQAATAADLDVLNKWIKDDRNHVAFKDFVKTHFAITLAMNDSDINKIKEELQKEINRDKKANYNRRFLSVMKYAAIAIFFIGVGIIWQQGIFENTEADIIIPRTDVITLELENGDIEVITEAGTTQVQNSNGKVVGVRQGNKLVYDQSEELKLVYNTLTVPNGKQFNIVLSDGSNVHLNSGSSIKYPINFIKGQKREVFLTGEAFFDVVHDKENAFVVNAQELAIHVHGTKFNVSNYPEDRDTEVVLVEGSVGLKESNLENGDKDEVYLKPGYMGVYNRSDNNIYQEEVNTSIYTSWMNGNLVFRNISFENIIQKLQRHYNVVIINNNEKLAHETFNATIETQHETIEQVFNYFNKVYQIEYKIIENKIIIH; translated from the coding sequence ATGATTTCCAAAGAAATAGAAAATCTTATTGTTAAATATATATCCCAAGCTGCAACTGCTGCGGATTTAGATGTTCTTAATAAGTGGATTAAAGATGATAGAAATCATGTAGCATTTAAGGACTTCGTTAAAACTCATTTTGCAATTACTTTGGCAATGAATGATTCAGATATAAATAAAATTAAGGAAGAGCTCCAAAAAGAAATAAATAGGGATAAGAAGGCGAATTATAACCGAAGATTTTTATCTGTAATGAAATATGCCGCTATAGCTATTTTTTTTATTGGCGTTGGAATCATTTGGCAGCAAGGTATTTTTGAAAATACCGAAGCGGATATTATTATACCAAGAACTGATGTTATCACACTTGAATTGGAAAATGGGGATATCGAAGTCATCACGGAAGCAGGAACCACTCAAGTTCAGAATTCCAATGGAAAGGTGGTTGGTGTTCGGCAAGGCAATAAACTTGTGTACGACCAGAGTGAAGAATTGAAATTGGTGTACAACACATTAACAGTACCAAATGGCAAACAATTTAATATTGTGCTTTCAGATGGTAGTAATGTGCACTTAAACTCAGGAAGTTCAATTAAATACCCGATCAATTTTATAAAAGGGCAAAAACGTGAAGTATTTTTAACAGGCGAAGCTTTTTTTGATGTTGTCCATGACAAAGAAAATGCTTTTGTGGTTAATGCTCAGGAATTGGCTATACATGTCCACGGGACAAAATTTAATGTCTCCAATTATCCGGAAGACAGGGATACTGAAGTGGTTTTGGTGGAGGGATCGGTTGGCCTTAAAGAATCCAATTTGGAAAACGGCGACAAGGATGAAGTTTATCTTAAGCCTGGCTATATGGGTGTCTACAACAGGTCCGACAATAATATTTACCAAGAGGAGGTGAACACCTCAATATATACTTCTTGGATGAACGGAAATTTAGTTTTTAGAAATATTTCTTTTGAAAATATTATACAAAAATTGCAGCGCCATTATAATGTTGTTATTATAAATAACAATGAAAAATTGGCTCACGAGACTTTCAATGCTACCATAGAAACTCAGCATGAGACCATTGAACAGGTGTTTAATTATTTTAACAAAGTCTATCAAATTGAATATAAAATAATAGAGAATAAAATCATAATCCACTAA
- a CDS encoding TonB-dependent receptor has translation MKKPPKSGVIIPWRLKFDLKMKLSLLFLITVSFVMQANSSYSQKTKISLDLGNATMEEVIDEIEANTEFKFIFNTKTVDLNRRVSISVRKATIKRVLEILFTNKDILYAIEDRKILLKRKETTIGVLSAPSSNVNVKSIQFQLSGSISDSEGQPLPGASIVEKGTSNGTQSDFDGNYTMEVANGNAVLIVSYIGYATKEISLNGQSVLDIVLEESAAGLEEVVVVGYGTMKKADLTGSVSQVKTETLEAVPVYNMEQALKVGAAGVRVSQNSGTPGSRIEVRIRGGNSMIGDNQPLYVVDGFPVTGGIDFLNPSDIESVDILKDASATAIYGSRGANGVVIITSKRGAKGQDSKIEINSFFGNQEAINRYDLLDAQEYAIIANEWLKNEGLDPFFDPNTVVNPGTDWWDAVFRVAPVTNNTITFSGSSEKGRYSISGNYYDQEGIIENSGVVRGSVRLNLDQQLKSWLKMGVNLQLSRNEQNLVSVDNGNRGNSLLSAAASAPPTLPIYDENGLPTQIEQAYNFGSADMRNPIIWTLRKNQNFANSVLANTNLDIAFTPELSFKTLVGLQYQDGRNETFIPIIYGNDRGSASESNSYSNSFLTENVLTYSKVFNEKHSVNVIGGATYQTNISRNSGISVSGFANNVTENYELAAAESVGNPFSGYTDWTLASFLSRVNYSFDGKYLFTASIRADGSSRFGDNHKWGYFPSGAIAWRISDEPFLKESEVVNNLKLRASYGITGNTALNPYQSLDRLGSVKYIYGNQTDVIGFVPSGISNSDLKWETTGQLDVGFDLNILNDRLRFVFDYYKKNTKDLLASVPLPPSVGFGSILRNLGEIQNSGIELSVDADILRGDFKWDISTQFSANKNEVMELAGDSDIFGAEQGAVWPSANIARVGEPLGAFYGLLEDGLDENGFIKYQDLSGPDGVPDGVVNALDRVILGSYHPDFIYGLTSNFSYKGIELNISLEGVQGNELFNATNGTHLNSFQRGNNQFRDILGNYWTEENPDPNAKYPKISSATQITVSDRFIEDASYLRIRSLRLAYNLPVQQIGLTGFDMAQIYLSGTNLFTFTSYTGLDPEANTRGTDSSNVADRLRFGHDQSSYPNAKIYAIGLKFRF, from the coding sequence ATGAAAAAACCACCAAAGTCTGGGGTAATTATCCCATGGCGCTTAAAATTTGATTTAAAAATGAAGTTGTCACTTCTTTTTTTAATAACCGTCTCCTTTGTAATGCAGGCCAATTCGTCCTATTCCCAGAAAACCAAAATATCCTTGGATTTGGGAAACGCCACTATGGAGGAGGTCATTGATGAAATCGAGGCCAATACTGAATTCAAGTTTATTTTTAATACTAAGACGGTTGATTTAAATCGTAGAGTTTCTATTAGTGTTAGGAAAGCTACAATTAAAAGAGTTTTGGAGATACTCTTTACAAATAAAGATATTTTATATGCCATAGAGGATCGCAAAATTCTTTTAAAAAGGAAGGAGACCACAATTGGGGTTCTTAGTGCTCCATCTTCCAATGTTAATGTGAAAAGTATACAATTTCAGCTAAGTGGAAGTATAAGTGATAGTGAAGGACAGCCTTTACCAGGTGCAAGTATTGTTGAAAAAGGCACTTCTAATGGAACCCAATCCGATTTTGACGGGAATTATACTATGGAGGTAGCAAATGGGAACGCTGTACTAATAGTATCTTATATTGGTTATGCTACCAAGGAAATATCCCTTAATGGGCAGTCCGTACTCGATATAGTTTTGGAAGAGAGTGCTGCAGGTTTGGAAGAAGTTGTGGTTGTTGGCTACGGTACAATGAAAAAGGCCGATTTAACAGGCTCTGTATCCCAAGTGAAAACGGAAACCCTTGAGGCTGTCCCCGTATATAATATGGAGCAAGCTTTAAAAGTTGGCGCTGCAGGTGTTCGGGTATCCCAAAACTCCGGTACTCCGGGATCAAGGATCGAGGTTAGGATAAGAGGTGGCAATTCTATGATTGGGGATAACCAACCCTTATATGTTGTTGATGGTTTCCCTGTTACGGGAGGTATCGATTTTTTGAACCCATCTGATATTGAATCTGTAGATATTTTAAAGGATGCTTCGGCAACTGCTATTTATGGTTCAAGAGGAGCCAATGGGGTAGTAATTATTACTTCTAAACGAGGAGCGAAAGGACAGGATAGTAAAATCGAAATAAATAGTTTTTTTGGTAATCAGGAGGCAATCAACCGTTATGACTTACTGGATGCACAAGAATATGCCATAATTGCCAACGAATGGTTGAAAAATGAAGGTTTGGATCCCTTTTTTGACCCGAACACGGTTGTAAATCCAGGTACAGACTGGTGGGATGCTGTTTTTAGGGTAGCTCCAGTTACAAACAATACCATTACATTTTCTGGCAGTTCTGAAAAAGGAAGGTATTCTATTTCAGGTAATTACTATGATCAAGAAGGGATTATAGAAAATTCTGGTGTCGTTAGGGGATCAGTAAGATTGAACTTGGACCAGCAGTTAAAAAGCTGGTTAAAAATGGGTGTCAATCTTCAATTATCGAGGAATGAGCAGAATTTAGTTTCGGTGGACAATGGTAACCGTGGGAATTCTTTGCTTTCGGCTGCAGCCTCGGCCCCGCCAACTTTACCGATTTATGATGAGAACGGCTTGCCTACACAAATTGAACAGGCCTATAATTTCGGATCCGCAGATATGCGTAATCCAATCATATGGACGCTTAGAAAGAATCAGAATTTTGCCAATAGTGTTTTAGCGAATACAAATTTAGATATTGCTTTTACTCCTGAATTATCGTTTAAGACCTTGGTTGGCCTACAATATCAAGATGGAAGAAATGAAACGTTCATACCTATTATCTACGGTAATGATAGAGGCTCGGCCTCTGAAAGCAATTCCTATTCAAATTCATTCCTAACGGAGAACGTTCTTACCTATTCCAAGGTTTTTAATGAAAAACATAGTGTAAATGTTATAGGTGGAGCTACATACCAAACCAATATAAGTAGAAATTCTGGCATAAGTGTTAGTGGTTTTGCCAATAATGTTACGGAGAATTATGAATTGGCCGCTGCGGAATCAGTAGGAAATCCTTTCTCGGGATATACGGACTGGACCTTGGCCTCTTTCCTTTCTAGAGTAAATTATTCCTTTGATGGAAAATATTTGTTCACTGCTAGTATAAGGGCAGATGGTTCTTCAAGATTTGGCGATAACCATAAATGGGGATATTTTCCTTCTGGGGCCATAGCTTGGAGGATATCCGATGAACCTTTTCTTAAAGAAAGTGAAGTTGTCAATAATTTAAAATTACGTGCCAGTTATGGTATTACAGGAAATACGGCACTAAATCCATATCAATCCTTGGATAGGCTCGGTTCTGTTAAATATATATATGGAAATCAGACAGATGTCATTGGATTCGTGCCCAGTGGAATTTCAAATAGTGATCTGAAGTGGGAAACCACGGGTCAGTTGGATGTGGGTTTTGATTTAAATATCTTGAACGATAGGCTACGTTTTGTTTTCGATTATTACAAAAAGAATACTAAGGATTTGTTGGCATCTGTGCCACTTCCACCCTCAGTAGGTTTTGGATCTATACTTAGAAATTTAGGCGAGATACAGAATTCTGGTATTGAACTGAGTGTAGACGCCGACATACTCAGGGGAGATTTTAAATGGGATATATCAACTCAATTCTCAGCAAACAAAAATGAGGTAATGGAACTTGCAGGGGACAGCGATATTTTTGGAGCTGAACAGGGCGCAGTTTGGCCAAGTGCCAACATAGCTAGGGTAGGTGAACCTTTGGGAGCATTCTATGGTCTGCTAGAGGATGGTTTGGACGAGAATGGTTTTATAAAGTATCAGGATCTTAGTGGTCCGGACGGAGTACCGGATGGTGTGGTCAATGCTTTGGACCGGGTTATTCTGGGCAGTTACCACCCTGATTTTATATATGGTCTAACTTCGAACTTTAGTTATAAAGGTATAGAACTCAATATTTCTTTGGAAGGGGTACAAGGAAATGAATTGTTTAATGCCACCAATGGTACTCATCTAAATTCGTTTCAGAGAGGAAATAATCAATTCAGGGATATATTAGGCAATTACTGGACGGAGGAAAATCCCGATCCGAATGCAAAATATCCTAAAATAAGTAGTGCTACGCAGATAACTGTGTCCGATCGTTTCATTGAAGATGCCAGTTATTTAAGGATTCGCTCATTAAGGTTGGCATATAATTTACCGGTACAGCAAATTGGATTGACTGGTTTTGATATGGCCCAAATATATCTATCGGGAACAAACTTGTTCACGTTTACCAGTTATACTGGACTTGATCCCGAAGCAAATACTCGTGGTACCGACTCAAGCAATGTGGCAGATCGATTAAGGTTCGGACATGATCAAAGTAGCTATCCAAATGCAAAAATTTATGCCATTGGTTTAAAATTTAGATTTTAA
- a CDS encoding RagB/SusD family nutrient uptake outer membrane protein — protein MKNIFLLIITTILFSGCEKALEEVPKDFVSKANFYKNEEDAEAAIAGAYAGMQNDFFGITNYLMTELHGDYLFGRGSQAPITIWNQILNQQNIGRCATNWSSFYTTINRANAVLDNVPNIENIDANTQKQILAEAHFLRALCYFELVRGWGAVPLKTAESIDLSAVEAPRAPESEVYDLIVQDCLIAENDLGEVGGETGRASKWAAKMLLAHVYLTIENWPGAAEKANDVITNGPFSLINVTESDDFYKIFAVDTSTEDIMSMHHSETKGSTIPNYLHRAGNVPYNYSSGGVFAWLPDTNSFIGDSWDNNDLRKNFNLYTQYQNADGDWVPLPSTTPVLFKKFITNTSGISLYSVPIYRFTEAYLFYAEASSMADGSPSALALERLNMIKRRAYGYDPTAVSPVDYPSGMSGNDFRDAIIQERAYEFITERRRWFDLKRTGKVKEAFAAAGKTIIDERLLYPIPEDEINNNPAISQQDQNPGY, from the coding sequence ATGAAAAATATATTTCTATTAATAATTACGACGATACTGTTTTCTGGCTGTGAAAAGGCACTAGAAGAAGTACCTAAAGATTTTGTTTCCAAGGCAAACTTTTATAAAAATGAGGAAGATGCCGAGGCCGCTATCGCCGGGGCCTATGCAGGTATGCAAAACGATTTTTTCGGGATAACCAATTATCTAATGACCGAACTACATGGTGATTATTTATTTGGTAGAGGCTCTCAGGCTCCTATTACCATATGGAATCAAATTTTGAACCAGCAGAATATAGGGAGGTGCGCTACCAATTGGTCCTCATTTTATACCACTATCAATCGAGCCAATGCTGTTTTGGATAATGTACCAAACATAGAAAACATTGATGCCAATACCCAAAAACAGATATTGGCGGAGGCTCATTTTCTTAGGGCATTATGTTATTTCGAATTGGTAAGAGGTTGGGGGGCAGTTCCACTTAAAACTGCTGAAAGTATTGACTTAAGTGCTGTTGAGGCGCCACGGGCACCAGAAAGTGAAGTTTATGATCTCATAGTCCAGGACTGTTTAATTGCAGAAAATGATTTGGGTGAAGTTGGTGGTGAAACAGGTCGTGCCTCGAAATGGGCGGCCAAAATGTTACTGGCCCATGTTTATCTTACCATAGAAAATTGGCCGGGAGCTGCAGAAAAAGCAAATGATGTAATTACTAACGGACCGTTTTCCCTAATAAATGTGACCGAGTCCGACGATTTTTACAAAATCTTTGCGGTTGACACTAGTACAGAAGATATAATGTCAATGCATCATTCCGAAACAAAAGGCTCCACTATTCCAAACTATTTACATAGAGCCGGCAATGTTCCTTATAACTACTCTTCAGGAGGGGTTTTTGCGTGGTTGCCGGATACGAATTCATTTATAGGCGATAGCTGGGACAATAATGACCTTAGGAAAAATTTTAACCTGTACACACAATATCAAAATGCAGATGGTGATTGGGTTCCACTTCCATCAACAACTCCTGTATTGTTTAAAAAGTTCATAACCAATACATCTGGGATAAGTTTGTACAGTGTGCCTATTTATAGATTTACTGAGGCTTATTTGTTTTATGCTGAAGCTTCCAGCATGGCAGATGGTAGTCCTTCAGCTTTGGCTTTGGAACGACTTAATATGATAAAGAGAAGGGCTTACGGGTATGATCCTACCGCTGTTTCCCCTGTAGATTATCCTTCTGGAATGAGTGGAAATGATTTCAGGGATGCCATAATTCAGGAGCGCGCTTATGAATTTATTACTGAAAGAAGAAGGTGGTTCGATTTGAAACGTACTGGTAAAGTTAAAGAAGCCTTTGCAGCGGCAGGAAAAACTATTATTGATGAGCGTCTTCTATACCCTATTCCTGAAGACGAAATCAACAACAATCCAGCAATTAGTCAGCAAGATCAGAATCCTGGTTATTAA
- a CDS encoding arylsulfatase, translating into MTKNSFIFGALHWQYIVLFVFGATIFSINGYSQNLKRNQPNIVCIFPDQLRSDYIGVEGNNIAYTPNIDRIANEGALFSRAYSASPTCLPARAALITGMGPWKNGLLSYAPIATKYKYEMPQMLRDAGYYTFATGKLHFKPIGSGALIVKPDELDNSKFMHGFHEIKLCEGWGHPQNAYNIWFKENAPNLEIDGTGLGPTDHRTGIYPYSDELHPTAWTANQAIEFIDSQSSKEPFFLKIAFHRPHPPFDPPKRWLDFYKDREIPKAIVGNWSEEKYGGFNEIPSPSEQLNAPRGNFGDSIVRDSREGYLAAISFLDEQIGHVLASLERNGVLENTLIVISSDHGDMMGDHHLWRKSYPYEGSAGVPMIIRWPESLGIKANRGQVIKELVELRDILPTFLEVAGVDIPSEMDGMSMMPLINGKKKGWRKVLDMEHGQCYWKENSWTALTDNRYKYIYYSVTGEEQLFDLEKDSGEKKNLAGISRYKNILAKWRQRMVDHLSDRGEDWVKDGKLVIRDENIVFSPNYPKEYYPKEIKNESFN; encoded by the coding sequence ATGACCAAAAACTCATTTATATTTGGGGCGCTGCACTGGCAGTACATTGTGCTTTTTGTTTTTGGGGCAACAATATTTTCCATTAACGGATATTCCCAAAATCTAAAAAGAAATCAACCCAATATAGTCTGTATTTTTCCTGACCAATTAAGGTCGGATTATATTGGAGTAGAGGGCAATAATATAGCCTATACGCCGAATATAGACCGAATTGCAAATGAAGGAGCTTTGTTTTCCAGAGCCTATAGTGCTTCGCCAACTTGTTTGCCAGCGAGGGCTGCTTTGATAACTGGAATGGGCCCTTGGAAGAATGGTTTATTATCGTATGCTCCAATTGCAACCAAATACAAGTATGAAATGCCCCAAATGTTAAGGGATGCAGGTTATTACACTTTTGCTACTGGGAAATTACATTTTAAACCTATAGGAAGTGGTGCCCTCATTGTGAAACCTGACGAATTGGATAATAGTAAATTCATGCATGGTTTTCATGAAATCAAATTATGCGAAGGTTGGGGTCATCCGCAGAACGCCTATAACATATGGTTTAAGGAAAATGCTCCAAATTTAGAAATAGATGGCACAGGTTTAGGGCCCACCGATCATCGTACGGGTATCTATCCGTATAGTGATGAATTACATCCAACGGCTTGGACCGCCAATCAAGCTATTGAATTCATTGATAGCCAGTCCAGCAAGGAACCATTTTTTCTTAAAATCGCATTTCATAGACCTCATCCGCCATTTGACCCACCCAAGAGATGGTTGGATTTCTATAAAGACAGGGAAATTCCAAAAGCTATTGTAGGGAATTGGTCGGAAGAGAAATATGGAGGATTTAATGAAATTCCCTCACCAAGCGAACAGTTAAATGCTCCTAGAGGTAATTTTGGCGATAGTATTGTTCGTGATTCAAGAGAAGGTTATTTGGCCGCTATTAGTTTTTTGGATGAACAGATAGGGCATGTCCTCGCCTCCCTAGAAAGAAATGGTGTATTGGAAAATACTTTGATAGTCATATCGTCCGATCACGGTGATATGATGGGGGATCATCATTTATGGCGTAAATCTTATCCTTATGAGGGTTCAGCTGGTGTACCGATGATTATTAGGTGGCCAGAGAGTTTGGGGATAAAGGCAAATCGTGGTCAGGTTATTAAAGAATTGGTGGAGCTAAGGGACATACTACCTACTTTCCTGGAAGTAGCTGGTGTTGACATACCGTCTGAAATGGACGGTATGAGTATGATGCCATTAATAAATGGCAAGAAAAAGGGGTGGCGTAAGGTATTGGACATGGAGCATGGTCAATGTTATTGGAAGGAAAATAGTTGGACCGCGTTAACGGATAACAGGTATAAGTATATCTATTATTCTGTTACAGGGGAAGAACAGTTATTTGACTTGGAAAAGGACTCTGGGGAGAAGAAAAATTTGGCTGGCATTTCGAGGTATAAAAATATTCTTGCTAAATGGAGACAAAGAATGGTGGATCATTTATCGGATCGTGGCGAGGACTGGGTTAAGGATGGAAAACTGGTTATTAGGGATGAAAATATAGTTTTTAGCCCAAATTATCCAAAGGAATATTATCCAAAAGAAATTAAAAACGAATCATTTAATTAA
- a CDS encoding FAD-dependent oxidoreductase: MKNIISLLMLLLTVQLTNGQTKKYDIVIYGGTSAGVSAALQSSRMGKSVVLIEPTNRIGGLTTGGLGQTDIGNKQAIGGISREFYENIKKYYDDPKNWKWEEKSEYMDSGQTRTEEGEATMWTFEPSAALTVYKSMMDKEKIKMVYNERLNRESGVKKVNGRIESITMESGKTYKGKVFLDATYEGDLMASAGVSYAVGRESNEEYGETLNGVQANSINRALTGFVSRNAFNHNFIPGVDPYVVKGDPTSGLLPNVNEKPGLEGEGDKKIQAYCFRMCLTDHPENRIPFQKPANFDEVNYELLFRNYEARKGPIREMYSYGNSLLPWINSSMPNRKTDTNNKFGFSTDYIGRNYDYPEASYAEREKIIEDHRNYQMGLMWTLANHPRIPAEVREEASRWGTTKDEFERADGWQQQLYVREARRMVSDYVMTQKNCEALTVAEDGIGLAAYGMDSHNVQRYVDANGYVQNEGNVEAHGFKPYPISYGALVPKKEECQNLIVPVCVSSTHIAFGSIRMEPVFMVLGQSAATAAILAIDGDTAVQDVPYSKLKVQLLKDGQRIK, from the coding sequence ATGAAAAATATAATAAGCTTGTTAATGTTGCTCTTGACGGTTCAATTAACCAACGGTCAAACTAAGAAGTATGATATTGTAATATACGGTGGAACTTCCGCGGGTGTTTCGGCTGCCCTACAGAGCAGTAGAATGGGCAAATCCGTTGTGCTCATAGAGCCGACCAATCGAATAGGGGGACTCACCACTGGAGGCCTGGGCCAGACCGATATTGGTAACAAGCAGGCCATTGGGGGGATTTCCAGGGAGTTCTATGAGAACATCAAAAAATATTACGACGATCCGAAAAATTGGAAATGGGAAGAAAAATCGGAATATATGGATAGTGGACAGACCCGTACGGAGGAAGGGGAGGCTACCATGTGGACCTTTGAGCCCTCTGCTGCCCTTACGGTCTATAAGTCCATGATGGACAAGGAAAAAATTAAAATGGTCTACAACGAAAGGCTGAACAGGGAATCCGGGGTTAAGAAGGTAAATGGCAGAATAGAGTCGATTACCATGGAAAGTGGCAAGACCTACAAGGGAAAGGTTTTCCTGGACGCCACTTATGAGGGCGACCTAATGGCCTCGGCAGGGGTTTCCTATGCGGTGGGCCGGGAAAGCAACGAAGAGTATGGGGAAACCTTGAACGGGGTACAGGCCAATAGTATAAATAGAGCCTTGACTGGATTTGTTTCCAGAAATGCGTTCAACCACAACTTTATCCCAGGGGTAGATCCATACGTTGTAAAAGGGGACCCAACATCCGGACTCCTGCCAAATGTCAATGAAAAACCGGGACTCGAAGGGGAAGGCGATAAAAAAATACAGGCCTATTGTTTTAGGATGTGTCTTACGGATCACCCGGAAAATCGTATACCTTTTCAGAAACCGGCAAATTTTGACGAGGTGAATTATGAACTTCTTTTTCGTAATTACGAAGCCAGAAAGGGGCCCATAAGGGAGATGTACAGCTATGGCAATTCATTATTGCCCTGGATCAATTCCAGTATGCCCAATAGAAAAACGGATACGAACAACAAGTTCGGCTTTTCTACCGACTATATCGGCAGGAACTATGATTATCCTGAGGCCAGCTATGCGGAAAGGGAAAAGATCATCGAGGACCATAGGAACTACCAGATGGGACTTATGTGGACCCTGGCCAATCATCCAAGGATACCTGCCGAGGTCAGGGAGGAGGCATCCAGATGGGGTACTACCAAGGACGAATTTGAAAGGGCCGATGGTTGGCAGCAACAGCTTTATGTGCGTGAGGCAAGGAGGATGGTCAGCGATTATGTTATGACCCAGAAAAACTGCGAGGCATTAACAGTGGCCGAGGATGGCATTGGTCTGGCCGCCTACGGTATGGATTCCCATAATGTACAACGATATGTGGATGCCAATGGATATGTGCAGAATGAGGGCAATGTGGAGGCCCATGGTTTTAAGCCCTATCCCATTAGCTATGGAGCATTGGTACCCAAAAAGGAGGAATGCCAAAATCTTATCGTCCCTGTCTGTGTAAGTTCCACGCACATTGCCTTTGGATCCATCCGTATGGAGCCTGTATTTATGGTCTTGGGGCAATCTGCTGCAACTGCAGCAATACTGGCCATAGATGGAGATACTGCGGTCCAGGATGTGCCTTATTCCAAATTAAAGGTGCAGCTCCTTAAAGATGGTCAAAGAATAAAATAA